From the genome of Aspergillus fumigatus Af293 chromosome 1, whole genome shotgun sequence, one region includes:
- a CDS encoding NAD(P)/FAD-dependent oxidoreductase: protein MATRACIALSRPFFARRNFSSTRASSADVTHAVIGAGVVGLAIARQLALRQGTSTILLERHDAVGTETSSRNSEVIHAGIYYGTDSLKAKLCIRGKQMMYDLCAKRGIPHRNTKKWIVAQNEEQWAAALGTHKLAQTLGVPTRLVGHEEAQRREPEVQALAGIVESDTTGIVDSHALMTYLQGDFEDRGGDCAFLTNVTGIEALDGGRAGYRITAVSADGAETSITAETLINSAGNGACAINNMVLPRERHRTPFYAKGTYFSYSASFPRTSVLVYPATLPGHGGLGTHLTLDLGGRIRFGPDVEWVDDPTDLKPSPARLQQALPEIKAYLPRVAPEAISLDYCGIRPKLGRGGAVNTGKGFQDFVIQEEEGFPGFINLLGIESPGLTSSLAIAEMVEGLLYR, encoded by the exons ATGGCTACCCGCGCTTGCATCGCTCTATCGCGGCCATTCTTCGCACGACGCAACTTCTCAAGCACACGGGCGTCCAGCGCAGACGTCACACATGCA GTGATTGGAGCTGGCGTTGTCGGTCTTGCGATCGCACGCCAATTGGCCTTGAGACAGGGTACCTCGACTATTCTCTTGGAGCGGCATGATGCAGTGGGGACTGAGACGAGCAGTCGCAATTCCGAG GTAATCCATGCGGGGATCTACTACGGGACCGACTCCCTCAAAGCCAAACTCTGCATCCGCGGCAAACAGATGATGTACGACCTCTGCGCAAAACGAGGCATCCCCCACCGCAACACGAAGAAATGGATCGTCGCGCAGAACGAAGAGCAATGGGCTGCCGCGCTGGGCACACACAAGCTCGCGCAGACCCTCGGCGTACCCACCCGGCTCGTCGGCCACGAGGAGGCCCAGCGGCGGGAACCGGAGGTGCAAGCTCTCGCCGGGATCGTGGAGAGCGACACGACGGGCATCGTTGACAGCCACGCGCTCATGACATACCTGCAGGGCGACTTCGAGGACCGCGGCGGGGACTGCGCGTTCCTGACGAACGTGACGGGGATCGAGGCGCTGGATGGTGGCCGGGCCGGGTACAGAATCACGGCTGTGTCGGCGGACGGGGCCGAGACCTCCATCACGGCGGAGACGCTCATCAACAGCGCAGGAAACGGGGCTTGCGCGATCAACAACATGGTCCTGCCGCGGGAGCGGCACCGCACCCCGTTCTACGCCAAGGGCACGTACTTCTCGTACTCGGCTTCGTTTCCCAGGACTTCCGTACTGGTTTATCCGGCTACGCTGCCGGGCCATGGGGGGCTGGGGACGCATTTGACGCTGGACCTGGGGGGTCGGATCCGCTTCGGACCGGACGTCGAGTGGGTGGATGATCCGACGGATCTGAAGCCCAGTCCCGCGAGGCTGCAGCAGGCCTTGCCGGAGATCAAGGCGTACCTGCCGCGTGTTGCCCCGGAAGCCATCAGCCTGGATTACTGCGGCATCCGGCCGAAGCTGGGCCGCGGCGGCGCCGTCAACACGGGCAAGGGGTTCCAGGATTTTGTTattcaggaggaggagggattTCCGGGCTTCATCAACCTGCTAGGGATCGAGAGTCCGGGGTTGACGAGCTCGCTCGCCATTGCGGAGATGGTCGAGGGGCTTCTCTATAGGTGA
- a CDS encoding FTFMHR domain-containing protein has protein sequence MVLKKCNICDRRFKKTEHFKRHERSHTKEKPYECNICHKRFSRSDVLSRHAKGHNAASSSATNGVVKTDQHHTSTTHAYDQQHSHVNGNGQFIPSINPSTNPVDAQQAQTVQFIPREISLTTPDRLPSSSLDCLADISAHQARTQTQLNPMVMDHQQAYLGWGDVSAAEPSPFRAPVFVPVPNDILQFWLEPRADTTSNPSPIDLMRDASVSLVDDQAPASPRARQNGHPVENPSIQSPSNIPSERFAKVQRYWLTPTNNTGRLMNTLWRDVASCSLDNILGVYSGQPFNGPSGLLGDSRYGLDEECRQNLLATFGQARRSTSNDASNAPRMSEAPFGSPQAFPPAEILDMALDLYLRNFQPLVPFVHIPTFSAKRTRSPVLYVMCMIGMIILGTKGTTSFVSKNFDLVLDRITDELAKCAAGSENPVGTVSTFAAAFLFLNLAAMTGEKEHIAKSQMLYINLMTIAQRHGLFAATEGQILDMSLYEAIPDVNARWKAWSKVESVKRLIIGLLLLDSWYSSFLSTSPIIVPDAIQFILPCDGAIFDAKTAMHWMQLISMGKRILMPTVVAPSENVDLPALDNSVDGLCMHGVLAMVQLRLCEAYHRLLSNRANYPFAPCHTYAMDGRARCLPTLQLQIADKYREALERLNPNAVVMWHNMCMTLTADIQIFELAAGRSGPLPARKALDDIAIWSQTPAARRSCLHAAQIYKAMINRKASDHTMFHSMLALFTAALVLGLYTFMAPRPPETTAGCISVELLDDVDWQQVGREGFTSFMEPRGNHAFTASDNSAVNFIRNGGTLYLRGIPVQGGYQSARRILLDYAGLLKDSGKWSVRKFSHVLHIMSDVLMDIE, from the exons ATGGTTTTGAAGAAGTGTAACATCTGTGACCGTCGATTCAAGAAGACGGAGCATTTCAAGCGTCACGAACGGTCTC ACACCAAGGAAAAGCCTTACGAATGTAACATCTGCCATAAACGATTCTCTCGAAG TGATGTGTTGAGTCGCCATGCAAAAGGTCATAATGCCGCGTCGTCAAGCGCCACCAACGGGGTAGTGAAGACTGACCAGCATCATACTTCAACTACTCATGCGTATGACCAACAGCACTCTCATGTCAACGGCAACGGCCAGTTCATCCCGAGCATCAACCCGAGCACCAACCCGGTAGACGCACAGCAGGCACAGACCGTGCAGTTTATACCGCGCGAAATCTCCCTTACAACACCGGACAGGCTACCGTCATCCTCTCTTGATTGCCTGGCGGACATATCTGCTCACCAGGCTCGGACTCAAACCCAGCTCAATCCCATGGTGATGGATCACCAGCAGGCCTACCTCGGGTGGGGTGATGTCAGCGCAGCCGAACCGTCCCCGTTCAGAGCGCCCGTATTCGTCCCAGTGCCAAATGACATCCTCCAATTTTGGCTGGAACCCCGGGCCGACACCACCTCAAATCCTAGTCCGATAGACCTCATGCGCGACGCCAGTGTGAGTCTTGTGGATGATCAGGCACCAGCGTCGCCTAGAGCGCGGCAGAATGGTCATCCGGTTGAGAATCCGAGCATCCAATCTCCGAGCAACATTCCCAGTGAGAGATTTGCCAAAGTACAGCGGTACTGGCTCACCCCAACGAATAACACCGGCCGCTTGATGAACACCTTGTGGCGGGATGTAGCCTCATGCTCCCTGGACAATATCCTTGGAGTGTATTCGGGGCAACCCTTCAACGGTCCGTCTGGACTATTAGGGGATTCGAGGTATGGATTAGACGAGGAGTGCAGGCAGAATCTTCTGGCCACCTTTGGCCAGGCTCGACGCAGCACGTCAAATGATGCTTCAAACGCTCCACGCATGTCTGAGGCACCTTTTGGCTCTCCACAAGCCTTTCCTCCAGCTGAAATCCTGGACATGGCACTCGACTTGTACCTTCGCAATTTCCAGCCGCTAGTACCGTTCGTCCATATCCCTACATTCTCTGCAAAGAGGACTCGCTCACCAGTGCTCTACGTCATGTGTATGATTGGTATGATCATTCTGGGTACGAAAGGAACAACATCGTTTGTCTCCAAGAATTTCGAC TTGGTCCTTGACAGAATCACCGACGAATTGGCCAAATGCGCAGCAGGAAGTGAGAACCCTGTTGGTACGGTGTCTACCTTTGCCGcggcttttcttttcctcaatTTGGCTGCAATGACTGGG GAAAAGGAGCACATTGCTAAAAGCCAAATGCTGTATATCAACCTTATGACT ATTGCGCAAAGACATGGGTTATTCGCTGCAACAGAAGGACAAATTCTCGACATGAGTCTCTATGAGGCAATTCCCGATGTCAATGCAAGGTGGAAAGCATGGAGTAAAGTGGAGTCTGTGAAGAG ACTTATCATTGGACTTCTGCTACTCGACTCCTGGTACTCATCCTTCTTGTCAACGAGCCCCATCATCGTGCCAGATGCAATACAGTTTATTTTACCGTGTGACGGAGCAATCTTCGACGCGAAAACTGCCATGCATTGGATGCAGCTTATTAGCATGGGCAAGCGAATCTTGATGCCGACCGTGGTTGCTCCATCAGAAAATGTCGACCTTCCTGCGCTGGATAACTCAGTCGACGGTCTGTGCATGCACGGGGTGTTGGCAATGGTTCAACTCCGGCTCTGTGAGGCTTATCACCGTCTATTATCCAACCGAGCAAATTACCCGTTCGCGCCATGCCATACCTACGCTATGGACGGCCGTGCAAGATGTCTGCCAACACTGCAGCTGCAAATAGCTGATAAATACAGGGAAGCCCTGGAGCGACTTAATCCGAATGCTGTGGTCATGTGGCACAATATGTGCATGACACTCACTGCGGACATCCAGATATTCGAACTGGCTGCGGGTCGGTCAGGTCCTCTGCCAGCCCGGAAAGCCCTCGATGATATCGCCATATGGTCTCAGACACCAGCGGCCCGAAGGTCGTGTCTCCACGCAGCCCAAATATACAAAGCCATGATCAACCGCAAAGCATCAGATCATACCATGTTCCACTCGATGCTCGCACTCTTCACTGCGGCGCTTGTGCTGGGGTTGTATACATTCATGGCACCACGTCCGCCAGAGACCACTGCCGGATGCATTTCCGTGGAACTCCTGGACGACGTTGACTGGCAGCAAGTCGGGCGAGAGGGTTTCACCAGCTTTATGGAACCTCGCGGTAACCATGCATTCACCGCGTCGGACAATTCAGCAGTCAATTTCATTCGTAATGGCGGTACACTGTACCTTCGCGGAATACCAGTGCAAGGAGGCTATCAATCTGCGCGGCGCATACTACTCGACTACGCGGGGCTCCTGAAGGACTCTGGGAAATGGAGCGTCCGAAAGTTCTCTCACGTCCTTCACATAATGAGTGATGTCCTCATGGATATTGAATAA
- a CDS encoding 3-oxoacid CoA-transferase, translated as MSRPLPAVFRPILGRRNFSVSANKRAINKVCASAQEAIKDMKGSSTVLCGGFGFSGVANTLINAVRDRPDIKDLTVVSNNAGMPGAGLGQLLESGQITKMIASFIGENKVFEKMYLNGDLALELTPQGTIAEKCAAGAAGIPAFYTPAAYGTIVQTGELPVRYNKDGTVKEYSKPKEVRQFNGKNYLLEESIFGDYALIRVHKADKLGNCQFRKAMNNFNEAMAKNAKYTIVEADHIVEVGELSPEEIHLQGIYVNKVIQSTEKTMIEKLTFAKDPSEMLQAGSGEATARRERIVKRAAKELKDGMYVNLGIGIPLITPAYLPEGVEVVLQAENGILGLGPYPKPGEEDPDLINPGKETVTLSSGASVFGSHESFGMIRAGRIDLTMLGALQVSQYGDLANFMLPGKVKGVGGAMDLVANPEKTKVVVTMEHTDKKGNPKILPECTFPLTGPRCVWKIITDLAVFDVSPTEGLTLAETAEGVTVDEIRSKTAAPFKVAENLGTF; from the exons ATGTCGCGACCTCTCCCAGCGGTGTTCCGCCCCATCTTGGGGCGGCGGAATTTCTCAGTCTCCGCCAACAAGAGAGCCATCAATAAAGTATGCGCGTCTGCTCAGGAAGCCATCAAGGACATGAAGGGTTCGTCTACTGTGCTGTGCGGTGGGTTTGGTTTCTCCGGTGTCGCCAATACCCTGATCAATGCTGTGCGTGATCGTCCCGATATCAAGGATCTGACTGTCGTCTCCAACAATGCTGGAATGCCTGGTGCTGGTTTGG GCCAACTCCTCGAGTCTGGTCAGATTACCAAAATGATTGCTTCGTTCATCGGTGAAAACAAGGTCTTTGAAAAGATGTACCTGAACGGCGACCTCGCTCTGGAACTTACCCCTCAAGGCACTATTGCTGAGAAGTGTGCGGCTGGTGCAGCTGGTATCCCCGCTTTCTACACCCCCGCAGCTTATGGAACCATTG TCCAAACGGGTGAACTGCCCGTCCGTTACAACAAAGATGGCACCGTCAAGGAATACTCGAAACCCAAGGAAGTCCGGCAATTCAACGGCAAGAACTACCTTCTGGAAGAATCCATTTTCGGCGACTACGCTTTGATCCGTGTCCACAAGGCCGACAAACTCGGTAACTGCCAGTTCCGCAAGGCCATGAACAACTTCAACGAGGCCATGGCTAAGAACGCCAAGTACACCATCGTCGAGGCCGACCACATTGTCGAGGTTGGCGAGTTGTCTCCCGAGGAAATCCATCTGCAAGGCATCTACGTCAACAAGGTTATTCAGAGCACGGAAAAGACCATGATCGAAAAGCTCACCTTCGCCAAGGATCCCAGCGAGATGCTCCAGGCTG GATCTGGTGAGGCTACCGCTCGCCGCGAACGCATCGTCAAGCGCGCCGCCAAGGAACTCAAGGACGGCATGTACGTCAACCTCGGTATCGGTATCCCCCTGATCACCCCCGCCTACCTCCCCGAAGGCGTCGAAGTTGTCCTTCAGGCCGAGAATGGGATCCTCGGTCTGGGTCCCTACCCCAAGCccggcgaggaggatccCGACCTGATCAACCCGGGCAAGGAAACCGTCACCCTGAGCTCCGGCGCCTCCGTCTTCGGCTCCCACGAGAGTTTCGGTATGATCCGCGCTGGCCGCATCGATCTCACCATGCTCGGTGCCCTGCAGGTTAGCCAGTACGGTGATCTGGCGAACTTTATGCTCCCTGGTAAGGTCAAGGGTGTCGGCGGCGCCATGGACCTCGTCGCCAATCCCGAGAAGACCAAGGTGGTTGTCACCATGGAACACACCGATAAGAAGGGCAACCCTAAGATCTTGCCCGAGTGCACCTTCCCCCTCACCGGTCCTCGCTGTGTCTGGAAGATCATCACCGACCTGGCGGTCTTTGATGTCAGCCCAACCGAAGGTCTGACCCTAGCCGAGACCGCCGAGGGCGTGACCGTCGACGAGATCCGCAGCAAGACTGCCGCTCCGTTCAAGGTCGCTGAGAACCTGGGAACGTTTTAA